In Pseudomonas glycinae, the DNA window AGCACAGGCCGAAACGGTGGAATCCGGCGAAGTCCATTTGCAGGTTGCCCAGGGTGTGGCTGTAAGAGGCGATCCGCGATTGCGCCGGCGGCACGGCCGGGCTCAGGTTGAAGGCGAAGTAAGGCTCGTCTTCCAGTTCGTAATGCAGCGGCAGCTCGACCACTTCCGGCGCCGTCGGATGCAAGAACGGCAGGTCATCGCCACGCCAAGATGACGACCAGAGAATGCCGTGATCTTTCAAGGCTTCGATGAAGCCCGGCGCGCCGTTACCCGCAGGAATCCGGAACCCGGTGGGATGCACGCCGGTTAATGTTTTCAGCGCTGCACAACCCTTGGCGACTTCCGCGCTCTGCGCCGGCAGATCCAGCGTGTCGTAATCCTGGTGGCGGTAACCGGCGCAGGCGATTTCATGGCCGTCAGCCTGAATCGCGGTGATCTGCTGCGGGTTTTCCTCGGCGACAATGCCGGGCACGAACCAGCTGCTGCGCACCCCGAGTGCCCTGAACAGGCCGAGCAATCGCTCGACGCCGCGTTGGGTGCCGTAGCGCCACACCGACAGTGTCTTGTCGCGCCCGGCGACTTCTGGGGCCTGAGTGAGAATGCCGTGGATGTCGTTGTAATCGACGGTCAGCACCACCGCGCAGCGTTTGCCG includes these proteins:
- a CDS encoding polysaccharide deacetylase family protein produces the protein MADSSKLWPAGKRCAVVLTVDYNDIHGILTQAPEVAGRDKTLSVWRYGTQRGVERLLGLFRALGVRSSWFVPGIVAEENPQQITAIQADGHEIACAGYRHQDYDTLDLPAQSAEVAKGCAALKTLTGVHPTGFRIPAGNGAPGFIEALKDHGILWSSSWRGDDLPFLHPTAPEVVELPLHYELEDEPYFAFNLSPAVPPAQSRIASYSHTLGNLQMDFAGFHRFGLCYVLRLHPEIIATPGRIGVLRELLQGIQQHDDVWIATGAEVAQWWAQTAAPVAQDHPASVYERHYRDYLE